Sequence from the Nocardia cyriacigeorgica GUH-2 genome:
GCAGGGGATGGCGCGGGTTCACATGTCCGATGGATCGGCGCAGCCGCTGCAATTCCACGCGGCCCAGCTGCTCGCCCAGCACCCGGACCGTCCCGGACGTGGGGTGGGTGACGGCGCCGCACAATCCGAGCAGAGTGCTCTTGCCCGCACCGTTGGGTCCCAGTAGCGCCCAGTGTTCGCCGGCCCGTACGGTGAGGGAGATGCCGTCGAGGATCTGTTTGCCCTCGCGTCGGAAGGTCACCTCGGTCAGGTCGAGCACCGGTGCGGTCACGAGAAGGCCTCCTTCAGGGCGGTGAGGTGGGTGCGGCTGAATTCTGCTGCCGCCGTGGAGTTTCGGGCCGCGATGGCGTCGGCGAGCTGTTCATGGGCGGCGTGATCGGCGCGCTCGGAGGGGACCGGGCGGATCTCGAGCATGTCGATCATCGCCAGGCGCAGGCGCGGCAGGAACGCGTCGAAGAGCTGCACCAGGATGTCGTTGTGCGCGGCGACCAGGACCGCGCGGTGGAATTCCATATCGGCGTCGACGTGTTCGGCGATCGTCTGGCCTTCGACGCTGCGGGCGGCCAGCGCGCGCCGGATCGCCCGTAGGTCGGCGGGAGTGCGCCGGTGTGCGGCCAGGGCCGCCGCCTCGGCTTCGATGGCGATGCGCGCCTCGATCACCGACGCGATGGTGGCGCGCCGCAGCACGATATCCCACTCCTCGCTGACGTCGAGCGCGGTCACGAACACCCCCGCACCTTGACGGCTGGCCAGCACACCCTTGCCCGCCAATTCGCGGATCGCCTCGCGCACCGTCGAGCGGCCCACGCCCAGCTGCGCGGCCAAGGTGGTCTCGCCGGGCAGTCGATGCCCCAAGGGCCATTCGCCACCACGAATCCGCGCGAGCAGCAGTTCGGCCGCCTGCTCGGCCAGTGGATGCCGCCGTACCTGGCTGTCCATCGCATGACCTATCTACTTGTCTGAGGAGTTGTGTATAGTCTAGGACATGCTCGCGCACCGCCTGCTCCTCGACCGCCACGGCGGGGCCTGACCGATCGGCCGCCCCGCCGTGGGGTTTCGCCGTCGGCCGGTCACCTCATTCGTGACGGCCGTCCGGCCAGGAAGCAGACCCATGACATCGCGTGCATTCCCCACCATCGACACTCCCGCGGGCACGGTCCCGCCGCAGGCGCCCGCCTGGAATCGTCAGCGGCAATCGCAGATGCGCTCGCACCGCTACCGCAATGTTTACGAGCGCGTGGAAGTGCCACTTGCGCATCGTGATTGGCCCTCTGCGCGGATTGCCCAGGCGCCGCTGTGGGTGCCGGTCGACCTGCGTGACGGCAATCAGGCACTGGCCGAGCCCATGGACCCCGAACGTAAACGCCGATTCTTCGAACTGCTGGTCGCCATGGGCTACAAGGAGATCGAGGTCGGCTACCCCTCCGCCTCGCAGACCGATTTCGACTTCGTGCGGCTGCTGGCGGATTCCGATATCGCACCGGACGACGTCACGATCGTGGTGTTCACGCCGGCGCGGCGGGATCTGATCGAACGAACCGTCGCGTCGGTGCGTGGGCTGCGCAACGAGGTCGTCATCCACATGTACACCGCGACCGCGCCGGTGTGGCGGGACGTCGTGCTGGGCAAGACGACTCGTGAACTGCGCGAATTGATCCTGGCCGGCGGCCGCGACGTGCTCGAACTGGCCGGCGATCTGCCGAACGTGCGTTTCGAGTTCTCCCCGGAGGTATTCAACCTGACCGAGCCGGGCTACGTCCGCGATATCTGCGATGCGATGACCGACCTGTGGGACGCGACGCCGCAACGCCCGGTGATCCTGAACCTGCCCGCCACGGTGGAGGTGGCGACGCCGAACGTGTACGCCGACCAGATCGAATACATGCACCGCACGCTGGCTCGGCGTGACAGCGTCATCCTGTCGGTGCATCCGCACAACGACCGAGGCACCGGCGTCGCCTGCGCCGAACTCGCGGTTCTGGCCGGTGCGCAGCGAGTGGAGGGCTGCGTGTTCGGTAACGGCGAACGCACCGGCAACGTCGACATCGCCACCCTCGCGCTGAATCTGCATGCCCAGGGCGTGGATCCGATGATCGACTTCTCCGATATCGACGAGATCCGCCGCACCGTCGAATACTGCACCCGCCTGCCCATCCCCGAACGCCACCCCTACGTCGGCGACCTGGTCCACACCGCGTTCTCGGGTACTCACCAGGACGCCATCAAGAAGGGCTTCGCCGAACACCGCGCCCGCGCCGCCGCCACCGGCCGCCCCGAACGCGACATCGACTGGCAGGTTCCGTACCTGCCCATCGACCCCGCCGACCTCGGCCGCAGCTACGACGCGGTGATCCGAGTGAATTCCCAATCCGGCAAAGGCGGCATCGCCTACCTGCTGCACACCGAATACGGCATGGACCTGCCCCGCCGCCTGCAGATCGACTTCGCCCGCCACGTGCAGCAACACACCGACGGAACCGGCGCGGAAATCACCGCGGCCGAACTGCGCGACCTGTTCGAGCAGGTGTACATGGGTTCCGGCGCCGATGCCGTGAGCCTTGACCACTGGCAGGCCGATGAATCAACCACCACAATCACCCTCACCGCCGACGGCCGCACCCACACCTCCGACCACCGCGACATCGGCCCGATCGACGCCCTGACCTCCGCGCTCGCAGCCATCGGCCGCCCGGTCGAGGTCCTGGCCCTGCACCAACAGTCCCTCACCACTGGAAATGCCAGCCCGGCAATCACCTACCTCGAGTACCGGATCAACGGCCGAACCGGTTGGTCCTGCGGACGCAGCGATTCCGTGCTGGCCGCGACGATGGCGGCGGTCATGAGCGCCGCGAACACGGACGTTCCGACGACGGTCTGATGCCCTGGGCGGTGCGATGGTCGCCCGCGACCACCGCACCGCCCAGCGTTCGCGTGTTTCGACCCGAGTAGGGGACCTCGGCTACTCTCCCGTCCGCCCGTCGATGCGTTCGCGGAGGAAGTCGGCGTGGCCGTTGTGGCGGGCGTACTCCTCGATCATGTGCAGGTAGATCCAGCGGAGGGTGTATTCGGTGCCGGTTACCGGGTGGGGGCAGCGGTGGTCGAGGGGGAGGGCGGCGACAGCGGCGTCGGCGAGGGCTCGTTCGCGGTGGTAGGTGGCCAGGTCGGTGGCCGGGTCGGCGGTGGGGACGTCGTCGAAATCGCCGTCGGGGTTGTCTTCGGAGCAGTAGAGGTAGTCGAGGGATTCGCCGGCGGCGGTGATGCGGAACCAGCCGCGTTCGTTTTCGGTGAGGTGGCGGATCAGGCCGTGCAGCGACATCGTGGAGGGAGCGACGCAGCGTTGGGCTAGTTGGGCGGCGTCGAGGCCCGCGCATTTCAGCAGCAGGGTCTGGCGGTGGTAGTCCAGCCACGACTGCAACATCGGCCGTTCGCCGGCCACGGACAACGTCTCGATCCGATCGATCTCGGGTGCGATCCATGCCACCGGGGGACTGTACCGCGCGGGCCGCGGATGCGTGGGATGAATTTCCGGCCGCGCCGGACGCCGGAACTGGACTATCCGACAGCGCTGAACCGGTCGGCGGCCGGCCCGTGTAGATGGCCGGCCGGGAGGGTGCGGCCGCACAGGACGAGCAGCAGGTCCTGGGCGCGTCCCGTGAGTGGAGTGCCTGTGCCGTAGGTCCAGTCGAGATCGTCGGCACGCAGCTGGACACCGGTGAGGTCGACGCCGAAATACTTCACCTGCTTCGGCTGCACCGATTCCAGGACCGGCCGGATCCGATGCTCGGGCAGCACATCGTCGAGGCCGAGCCCGACGGTGATGTCGAGACCGTGGATGACGTCGTGGCTGAGCGCGCCCACGAACCCACCACCCGGCGGCTTCCACGGATGATTCACGTTGTCGTGCAGGCAGGTGAGCAGCTGCGACGAGGTCAATCGTGCGGCGTCAGCGCGGGCGCTGCGGTCGGACATGCGGTTGAAATTGCCGCGCGCCTTGATCATGCCGAGCACGAAACCGGGCAGCGACAGACGGTAGGGCATGGTGATGTGGGCGACGACTTCACGCACCCGCCACCCCTCGCACAACGTCGGCGAGTCCCAGCCCGCTTCGTCCAGCCCGCCCAGCACCTCGGTCAGGTATCGCCGCTGCTCGGCAATCACCGCCCGGACGTCGGCTTCGGTCATCGTCGGCTCCTGTTCGTCGTGTCGGCACGGCTGCGCACCCCGGCCACTCAGGGATAGGACCGGGCGACGCGCCGGAATTCATCGGTGAGCAACCGAGTGCTACATGAGCGAGGCAAACGCCGAGAAGCCCGCACGCTCATGTAGCTCTCGACGGACAGCGGAGGCGCACACCGCCGCGCGTACGATCGAGTTCTGTGCGAGGATTCGAGGTCGGTTGCACGCGATGAGCGATTCGGGTCGGGAGCCGGTCGCCGGGAGGAACACAGATGCCGACGAGAGCGCTGACCCAGCAGACCTTCGACCAGGTCATCGCGAGCAACCACATCGTGCTGGTGGAGTTCTGGGCATCCTGGTGTGGCTGGTGCACCCGCTTCGCGCCGGTCTACGGCTCCTCCGCCGAAACCCATCCCGATATCGTGCACGCCACCGTCGACGGCGAAGCCGAACCCGCCCTGGTCGCCGCCGCCCAGGTCGACAGCTACCCCTGGCTGATGGGGTTCCGCGAAGGCCTGCTGGTGTACTCGCAGGCCGGTTACCTGCCCCCTGACCACCTCGAAGAACTGGTCCAGCAGATCCGCTGGATGGACATGGACGCCTTCCGTCGCACCATCGCCGACGCCGCCCGCACCCAGACCCCGCAATCCCAAGCGCCGGCCGAGCCTGCCGCCCCACCCCGGCTGGCGGGCATTGCGCCCGGCTCCGCCGCCTACGGCTGGCCCGGCCTCTGACGATGTCCTCCGACGTCGCCCGCGAGTACGCCGACCCCAGTGGCCTGCGCACCCGCATCGAGACCCACGCGCGGTACTCGGCGCGCCGCGACGACCCCATCGCCGACGTGCTGTCCGCCCTGGCGCTCAACGGCACCGAAGACCTCGCCGATATCGGCTGTGGTGACGGCCGGTTCCTGGCCGAACTCGCCGCGAGCGGTCACACCGGGCAGCTGGTCGGCTCCGATATCGCCACGCCCATGGCAGTCGCCGCG
This genomic interval carries:
- a CDS encoding thioredoxin family protein translates to MPTRALTQQTFDQVIASNHIVLVEFWASWCGWCTRFAPVYGSSAETHPDIVHATVDGEAEPALVAAAQVDSYPWLMGFREGLLVYSQAGYLPPDHLEELVQQIRWMDMDAFRRTIADAARTQTPQSQAPAEPAAPPRLAGIAPGSAAYGWPGL
- a CDS encoding FadR/GntR family transcriptional regulator; the protein is MDSQVRRHPLAEQAAELLLARIRGGEWPLGHRLPGETTLAAQLGVGRSTVREAIRELAGKGVLASRQGAGVFVTALDVSEEWDIVLRRATIASVIEARIAIEAEAAALAAHRRTPADLRAIRRALAARSVEGQTIAEHVDADMEFHRAVLVAAHNDILVQLFDAFLPRLRLAMIDMLEIRPVPSERADHAAHEQLADAIAARNSTAAAEFSRTHLTALKEAFS
- a CDS encoding DinB family protein, with the protein product MAWIAPEIDRIETLSVAGERPMLQSWLDYHRQTLLLKCAGLDAAQLAQRCVAPSTMSLHGLIRHLTENERGWFRITAAGESLDYLYCSEDNPDGDFDDVPTADPATDLATYHRERALADAAVAALPLDHRCPHPVTGTEYTLRWIYLHMIEEYARHNGHADFLRERIDGRTGE
- a CDS encoding 2-isopropylmalate synthase, whose amino-acid sequence is MTSRAFPTIDTPAGTVPPQAPAWNRQRQSQMRSHRYRNVYERVEVPLAHRDWPSARIAQAPLWVPVDLRDGNQALAEPMDPERKRRFFELLVAMGYKEIEVGYPSASQTDFDFVRLLADSDIAPDDVTIVVFTPARRDLIERTVASVRGLRNEVVIHMYTATAPVWRDVVLGKTTRELRELILAGGRDVLELAGDLPNVRFEFSPEVFNLTEPGYVRDICDAMTDLWDATPQRPVILNLPATVEVATPNVYADQIEYMHRTLARRDSVILSVHPHNDRGTGVACAELAVLAGAQRVEGCVFGNGERTGNVDIATLALNLHAQGVDPMIDFSDIDEIRRTVEYCTRLPIPERHPYVGDLVHTAFSGTHQDAIKKGFAEHRARAAATGRPERDIDWQVPYLPIDPADLGRSYDAVIRVNSQSGKGGIAYLLHTEYGMDLPRRLQIDFARHVQQHTDGTGAEITAAELRDLFEQVYMGSGADAVSLDHWQADESTTTITLTADGRTHTSDHRDIGPIDALTSALAAIGRPVEVLALHQQSLTTGNASPAITYLEYRINGRTGWSCGRSDSVLAATMAAVMSAANTDVPTTV
- a CDS encoding maleylpyruvate isomerase family mycothiol-dependent enzyme, whose product is MTEADVRAVIAEQRRYLTEVLGGLDEAGWDSPTLCEGWRVREVVAHITMPYRLSLPGFVLGMIKARGNFNRMSDRSARADAARLTSSQLLTCLHDNVNHPWKPPGGGFVGALSHDVIHGLDITVGLGLDDVLPEHRIRPVLESVQPKQVKYFGVDLTGVQLRADDLDWTYGTGTPLTGRAQDLLLVLCGRTLPAGHLHGPAADRFSAVG